In Pelosinus sp. UFO1, one genomic interval encodes:
- the murI gene encoding glutamate racemase produces the protein MNRNAPIGVFDSGIGGLTVVKELMKFMPQEDLIYFGDTARTPYGSRPPAEIISFMHQILGFFAAQKVKMAVVACNTMTALGLEMARTQYPFSLVGVNTGADLAYEVSRNKKIGVMATQATINSENHARAIHKKDLDAFVYQQPCPKLVPLIEKQQVEGLDIELAITEYLLPMKQAGVDAVILGCTHYPFVSSVIEKIIGNDISIIDPARETAMEAKQLLEAQGQLSNRTQGKVRLCFSADLERAKKMASFMFDIREVEFELVNLEEFTRF, from the coding sequence TTGAATAGGAATGCGCCCATTGGTGTTTTTGATTCAGGGATTGGCGGTCTTACGGTTGTGAAGGAATTGATGAAATTCATGCCGCAAGAAGATTTAATTTATTTTGGGGATACGGCACGCACACCTTATGGATCTCGTCCTCCCGCAGAAATTATTTCATTTATGCATCAAATTCTTGGTTTTTTTGCAGCGCAAAAGGTGAAAATGGCAGTAGTTGCCTGTAATACAATGACGGCTTTAGGTTTGGAAATGGCAAGAACGCAATATCCTTTTTCTTTAGTTGGGGTGAATACAGGAGCAGATCTAGCGTATGAGGTTAGTAGGAATAAAAAAATAGGTGTAATGGCAACCCAAGCTACCATTAACAGTGAAAATCATGCTAGGGCAATTCATAAAAAGGATCTGGATGCTTTTGTTTATCAACAGCCGTGTCCTAAATTGGTTCCCTTAATTGAGAAACAGCAGGTTGAAGGGCTGGATATAGAATTGGCAATTACCGAATATTTGCTGCCTATGAAGCAGGCAGGCGTTGATGCGGTAATATTAGGTTGTACTCATTATCCTTTTGTAAGTTCGGTTATCGAGAAAATAATAGGGAATGATATTAGTATTATCGATCCTGCTAGAGAAACTGCAATGGAAGCAAAGCAGTTATTAGAGGCACAAGGACAATTATCTAATCGAACGCAAGGCAAAGTACGATTGTGTTTTTCAGCAGATTTGGAACGGGCTAAAAAAATGGCTAGTTTTATGTTTGATATAAGGGAAGTAGAGTTTGAATTAGTGAATTTAGAAGAATTTACTAGATTTTAA
- a CDS encoding thioesterase family protein, giving the protein MITVREKVRFVETDMMGVAHHSNHFRWFEMGRVEYLRQAGISLIDLMNEGIVFPITHVECQYRASAKFDDYILIETTMTEVSPVKMVFTYRIIREIDGVLLAAGKTINVFATSQGKIVRLPGVYFNKLKMAFENKENQCI; this is encoded by the coding sequence ATGATTACGGTACGAGAGAAAGTGCGCTTTGTAGAAACAGATATGATGGGAGTAGCGCATCATTCCAATCATTTTCGCTGGTTTGAGATGGGGCGGGTAGAGTATTTACGCCAAGCAGGTATTTCGTTGATTGACCTGATGAATGAGGGAATTGTTTTTCCAATTACTCATGTTGAGTGTCAGTATCGTGCATCTGCCAAATTTGACGATTATATTTTAATTGAAACGACAATGACGGAAGTATCGCCTGTGAAAATGGTGTTTACATATAGAATTATTAGAGAAATTGATGGGGTATTATTAGCTGCTGGTAAGACTATAAATGTTTTCGCTACTAGTCAGGGGAAAATTGTTCGCCTGCCAGGTGTTTATTTTAATAAGCTTAAAATGGCTTTTGAAAACAAGGAAAATCAATGTATATAA
- a CDS encoding TVP38/TMEM64 family protein, which yields MKNNSQLMMRAAVVGVVGIMFVVSYLLAPEFINRMTPLFLQGNIAGSIEFIQSYGPYAMLVSFLIIVFINIVAVLPNFLIVAANGVIFGVVEGTLISWIGESVGVIISFILMRYLFRTNAQSVIARNKGLKRIDDFSGKRGLQIMLVARSIPYVPSGLITAIGALSSIGLTDYIIATFIGKLPSALIEVTLGHDLLSYREHIVRLTLLTVISALAYYLFVHHKKNQSH from the coding sequence ATGAAAAACAATAGTCAACTTATGATGCGTGCTGCCGTAGTTGGTGTTGTTGGTATTATGTTTGTCGTTAGTTATTTGTTGGCACCCGAGTTTATAAACAGGATGACTCCTTTGTTTTTGCAAGGCAATATCGCCGGAAGTATTGAGTTTATCCAATCATATGGGCCTTATGCTATGCTTGTGAGTTTTCTAATCATAGTATTTATTAATATTGTTGCCGTTTTACCCAATTTTTTGATCGTCGCCGCCAATGGAGTTATTTTTGGTGTAGTAGAAGGCACGTTGATTTCATGGATTGGAGAATCAGTCGGCGTAATTATTAGCTTTATTTTAATGCGGTATTTGTTCCGCACTAACGCCCAGAGCGTCATTGCGCGTAATAAGGGTCTAAAGAGGATTGATGACTTTAGTGGGAAAAGGGGTTTGCAGATTATGTTAGTGGCACGGAGTATTCCGTATGTCCCCTCTGGGCTTATTACCGCCATAGGTGCACTTAGCAGTATTGGGTTAACAGACTATATCATAGCAACATTTATTGGAAAACTGCCATCGGCATTAATAGAAGTTACCCTAGGGCATGATTTGCTATCTTATCGGGAGCATATAGTGCGATTGACTTTATTAACGGTAATTTCTGCACTAGCATATTACTTATTTGTACATCACAAAAAGAATCAAAGTCACTAA
- a CDS encoding glycosyl hydrolase family 18 protein produces MYKNRNIAIVLLLVLCVSIVIPIPAYASPQADSSSSKGLLNTIFDVLSSIFHINLNQTNNSVKTIPTQTRSPGSKDVLGFYAEWYGDDTSSYNDLKKHIDSIGTIAPFWSTLHEDGSVTDRGGNNHSSVVNYAHNNKVTTLLMVNNAKQNDPNTGIHEVLGNPSIRKIAIDNLEAYIKKYGLDGINIDFEMVPANDRDNLTTFMRELSARLKPQGLLVTIDVLPKHNEDNDVAAAYDYAQLAQYSDKVILMTYDYHAGWNNAGSVADINSVEADLKYALTLIPKNKVYLGVASYGYDWTSQGAKSLEYGEIQKVINSYSPSVQWDETSKSPHFSYTSTDGVEHQVWYENSQGLQYKLNLVNNYDIAGIALWKLGDEDPLSWQVIKDNLKG; encoded by the coding sequence ATGTATAAAAATAGAAATATAGCGATTGTATTATTACTTGTTCTTTGTGTAAGCATTGTAATTCCTATTCCTGCATATGCTTCACCACAAGCCGACTCTTCTTCAAGTAAAGGATTACTCAATACCATATTTGACGTACTATCTAGTATATTTCATATCAATCTAAATCAAACGAATAATTCAGTCAAAACGATTCCAACCCAAACCAGGTCACCTGGAAGTAAGGATGTGCTTGGTTTTTATGCGGAATGGTATGGAGATGATACTTCTTCCTATAACGACCTAAAAAAGCACATTGATTCTATTGGCACGATAGCACCCTTTTGGTCTACTCTCCATGAAGATGGCTCCGTAACCGATCGGGGTGGTAATAATCATTCTTCAGTAGTGAACTATGCACATAACAATAAAGTAACTACGTTACTCATGGTAAATAACGCAAAGCAGAACGATCCTAATACAGGTATACATGAGGTATTGGGGAATCCTTCCATACGAAAAATTGCGATTGATAATCTTGAAGCATATATAAAAAAATATGGCTTAGACGGAATTAATATTGACTTTGAAATGGTGCCAGCAAATGATCGTGACAATTTAACCACCTTTATGCGGGAACTATCAGCCCGTTTAAAACCTCAAGGCTTGCTTGTCACAATTGATGTTTTACCTAAACATAACGAAGATAATGATGTAGCAGCAGCCTATGATTATGCCCAACTTGCTCAATATTCAGATAAAGTTATACTTATGACTTACGATTACCATGCAGGTTGGAATAATGCCGGTTCTGTTGCTGATATCAACTCTGTAGAAGCTGATTTAAAATATGCACTAACTTTAATTCCTAAGAACAAGGTTTATTTGGGCGTTGCCAGTTATGGCTATGATTGGACAAGCCAAGGCGCTAAAAGTCTTGAATATGGTGAAATTCAGAAGGTGATCAATAGCTATAGTCCAAGTGTCCAATGGGATGAAACATCAAAGTCACCGCATTTTAGTTATACGAGTACAGATGGGGTAGAGCACCAGGTATGGTATGAAAATAGTCAAGGTTTACAATATAAACTAAATCTTGTGAATAACTATGATATTGCCGGAATTGCACTATGGAAGCTAGGAGATGAGGACCCCCTCTCATGGCAGGTAATTAAAGATAATCTAAAAGGTTAG
- a CDS encoding acetyl-CoA C-acetyltransferase — protein sequence MREVVIVSAVRTAIGSYNGSLAEVSAVELGALVIKEAIKRAEIDPVEVEEVIMGNVLQAGLGQNPARQSALKAGLAIEVPALSINKVCGSGLEAVNLAARAILAGDADIIVAGGMESMSNAPYLLEKARRGYRMGHSELIDSMITDGLWCATNDYHMGITAENVAQKYDITREMQDELAAISQEKAVRAIAEGRFKEEIVPVVIPQRKGDPIVFDTDEHPKKGTTVEKLATLRTAFQKDGSVTAGNASGLNDGAAAFVVMSLDKAKELKLTPLARIRSFASAGVDPSIMGMGPVPASLKALAKTGLTVKDLDLIEANEAFAAQFLAVGKELGLEKEKVNVNGGAIALGHPVGASGARILVTLLHAMKQRNAKVGLATLCIGGGQGVATIVEKM from the coding sequence ATGAGGGAAGTTGTAATTGTTAGTGCAGTGCGTACGGCAATTGGTAGTTATAATGGTAGTTTAGCAGAAGTTTCTGCAGTGGAATTGGGGGCATTAGTAATTAAAGAAGCGATTAAACGAGCCGAGATTGATCCAGTAGAAGTGGAAGAAGTCATTATGGGGAACGTTCTGCAGGCTGGTTTAGGACAGAACCCTGCTCGTCAATCCGCTCTTAAAGCTGGATTAGCAATTGAAGTGCCTGCCCTTAGTATTAATAAGGTATGTGGATCGGGCTTAGAGGCTGTTAATTTGGCAGCAAGGGCAATTTTAGCTGGTGATGCCGATATTATTGTAGCTGGCGGTATGGAAAGCATGAGTAATGCTCCGTATTTACTGGAAAAAGCACGTCGTGGTTATCGAATGGGACATAGTGAATTAATCGACTCCATGATTACAGATGGCCTATGGTGTGCAACAAATGACTATCATATGGGGATTACCGCTGAAAATGTGGCGCAAAAGTACGATATTACTCGTGAAATGCAGGATGAGTTGGCAGCTATTAGTCAAGAAAAAGCAGTCAGAGCCATTGCCGAGGGAAGATTTAAAGAGGAAATTGTCCCTGTAGTTATTCCGCAAAGAAAAGGAGATCCTATCGTATTTGATACAGATGAACATCCTAAAAAGGGGACCACAGTTGAAAAGTTAGCTACTTTACGAACCGCTTTTCAAAAAGACGGATCTGTAACGGCAGGAAATGCCTCTGGTCTTAATGATGGGGCAGCAGCATTTGTTGTTATGTCTCTTGATAAAGCGAAAGAATTAAAGCTTACACCCTTGGCCCGCATTCGTTCCTTTGCTTCTGCGGGGGTAGATCCTAGTATTATGGGAATGGGACCTGTACCTGCATCCCTTAAGGCTTTAGCTAAAACGGGACTAACTGTAAAGGATCTTGACTTAATTGAAGCTAATGAGGCTTTCGCAGCCCAATTTCTAGCAGTAGGAAAGGAATTGGGTCTTGAAAAGGAAAAAGTGAATGTAAATGGTGGTGCTATAGCTCTTGGTCATCCTGTAGGGGCTAGCGGGGCAAGAATTTTAGTAACATTGCTTCATGCGATGAAACAAAGAAATGCTAAGGTAGGTTTGGCGACACTTTGCATTGGTGGGGGGCAAGGGGTAGCGACAATAGTAGAAAAAATGTGA
- a CDS encoding 3-oxoacid CoA-transferase subunit B encodes MVAYSAKEIIACRVAAEMVDGDVVNLGIGLPTLVPNYLQEDIKITLQSENGFLGLAPLSGVPDPDLVNAGGKPAGISLGGATFDSLMSFALIRGGHIDVTVLGGLQVDQSGNLANWMVPGKMIPGMGGAMDLVAGSKKVIVAMEHTAKDGSAKIIKECNLPLTGKGVVSLIVTELAVIRVTSEGLVLEEISPNATLEEVIAKTEAQLTISDTLATMKGISKLDNI; translated from the coding sequence ATGGTAGCGTATAGTGCGAAAGAAATAATTGCTTGCAGAGTGGCGGCGGAAATGGTAGATGGGGACGTCGTAAATTTGGGAATTGGTTTACCAACTCTAGTTCCAAACTATTTGCAGGAAGATATAAAAATTACCCTTCAATCGGAAAATGGGTTTCTAGGCTTGGCTCCATTAAGTGGCGTTCCTGATCCAGATTTGGTCAATGCAGGTGGTAAGCCAGCAGGTATTTCTCTTGGTGGAGCTACATTTGATAGTCTAATGTCATTTGCCTTGATTCGAGGCGGGCATATTGATGTAACAGTACTTGGTGGATTACAGGTTGACCAAAGTGGTAATTTAGCAAATTGGATGGTTCCAGGGAAGATGATTCCTGGTATGGGTGGGGCAATGGATTTGGTTGCTGGATCAAAAAAGGTTATTGTTGCTATGGAGCACACAGCAAAAGATGGCTCAGCAAAAATAATTAAAGAATGCAATCTTCCCCTCACAGGTAAAGGGGTTGTTTCTTTGATTGTTACTGAACTTGCTGTAATTAGAGTTACATCTGAAGGACTGGTACTCGAAGAAATATCGCCTAACGCTACCTTGGAAGAAGTAATTGCAAAGACGGAAGCACAACTAACGATCAGTGATACCTTGGCTACTATGAAGGGGATAAGTAAATTAGATAACATATAA
- the atoD gene encoding acetate CoA-transferase subunit alpha gives MNKVVQHEELYSLFKDNGTVMVGGFMGVGTPTSLVGILVDKGIKDITLIASDTATPDTGVGPLIVNRQVKKVITSHIGTNPETGKQMIAGELEVELTPQGTLAEKIRAGGAGLGGFLTPTGIGTVVEEGKQKLLVNGKEYLLEVPLKADIALLKAYKADRAGNLVFRQSARNFNPIMALAADMVIVEVEELVEIGQIAPDEVMTPGVLVDKIVCCGRRI, from the coding sequence TTGAATAAAGTTGTACAACATGAAGAACTATATTCCCTTTTTAAGGATAATGGGACAGTTATGGTAGGCGGATTTATGGGGGTGGGAACACCTACGTCCTTAGTGGGTATTTTAGTAGACAAAGGAATCAAAGACATTACACTTATTGCTAGTGACACAGCTACTCCTGATACTGGTGTTGGACCGTTAATTGTAAATCGGCAAGTTAAAAAAGTAATTACATCTCATATCGGGACAAATCCAGAAACGGGCAAACAAATGATAGCAGGCGAGCTAGAGGTAGAGCTTACACCCCAAGGGACTCTCGCCGAAAAAATTCGGGCAGGTGGTGCCGGACTAGGTGGATTTTTGACTCCTACGGGTATTGGAACAGTAGTTGAAGAGGGGAAACAAAAATTACTGGTAAATGGAAAAGAATATTTACTGGAAGTTCCGCTAAAAGCTGATATAGCATTGTTGAAAGCATATAAGGCTGATAGGGCAGGGAATCTAGTTTTTCGCCAATCTGCTCGTAATTTTAACCCTATTATGGCATTGGCTGCAGATATGGTAATTGTTGAAGTAGAAGAACTTGTTGAAATTGGACAGATTGCTCCAGATGAAGTAATGACCCCAGGGGTTCTCGTTGATAAAATTGTTTGCTGTGGGAGGCGTATTTGA
- a CDS encoding sigma-54-dependent Fis family transcriptional regulator → MFYKGQDNVDDLKNVLSSPESAEKWYIQILNSINNGILVTDEQLVVRYINSEYTRITNVKEDEIVGFHLLKVRPGALLPQVVTMGKPLLGQYRREGEVEYIVDMAPIIVEGKIVGGVSVVKDITEVRRLSEEVKKIAKKTGRLKTMVDRIYKAKYAFDDIIGNSISMNEAIRVAKRAAQGEADILITGESGTGKELFAQAIHNASNRQMGPFVALNCAAIAPSLIESELFGYEEGAFTGAKKGGRIGLFEIASGGTIFLDEIAELNLEVQAKLLRVLQERSIRRIGETSEVSIDIRVMAATNKDLYRMVQEGKFRADVYYRLNVLNVHLPPLAERGFDITLLANNFFQFYFRKIGKSFEVDKKLMEVLLQYSWSGNVRELRNVIEYAVNMCDEDNIITTLHLPKWFKIDDERQRIPTSSLAEMVQEFERRTIKNAIQHYGASVEAKQKIAKELGISVATLYNKIKILETQNRE, encoded by the coding sequence ATGTTTTACAAGGGACAAGATAATGTTGATGATCTTAAAAATGTGTTGTCTTCTCCAGAATCTGCTGAAAAATGGTATATACAAATACTGAATTCAATAAATAATGGGATTTTAGTCACTGATGAACAATTAGTTGTTCGCTATATTAATTCGGAATATACTCGTATTACAAATGTTAAGGAGGATGAAATCGTAGGATTTCACCTCCTTAAAGTTAGACCTGGTGCTTTGCTGCCTCAAGTGGTTACGATGGGAAAACCTCTTCTTGGACAATATAGACGAGAGGGAGAGGTTGAATATATCGTAGACATGGCGCCAATCATTGTAGAGGGAAAGATCGTTGGTGGTGTGTCTGTAGTGAAAGATATTACTGAAGTCCGACGATTATCGGAAGAAGTCAAAAAAATTGCCAAAAAGACAGGCCGTTTAAAAACAATGGTTGACCGGATCTATAAAGCAAAGTACGCATTTGATGATATTATAGGAAATAGTATTTCAATGAATGAGGCAATAAGAGTAGCGAAAAGAGCTGCTCAAGGAGAGGCGGATATACTGATTACGGGAGAAAGTGGTACAGGTAAAGAACTTTTCGCCCAAGCGATTCATAATGCAAGTAATCGGCAAATGGGCCCATTTGTGGCGCTGAACTGTGCAGCTATTGCTCCTTCTTTAATAGAAAGCGAATTGTTTGGTTATGAAGAGGGGGCATTTACTGGAGCGAAAAAAGGAGGTAGGATTGGTCTATTTGAGATTGCAAGTGGTGGCACAATTTTCTTAGATGAAATCGCTGAACTCAATCTTGAAGTACAGGCTAAATTACTACGGGTATTACAAGAAAGATCAATACGACGTATTGGTGAAACGAGTGAAGTTTCTATTGATATTCGGGTTATGGCAGCTACCAATAAAGATCTTTATCGTATGGTGCAAGAGGGAAAGTTTCGAGCAGATGTTTATTATCGTCTCAATGTATTGAATGTACATTTGCCACCTCTTGCAGAGAGAGGATTCGATATAACTTTATTGGCAAATAATTTTTTCCAATTTTATTTTCGAAAAATTGGCAAAAGCTTTGAAGTAGACAAGAAACTGATGGAAGTTCTTCTGCAATATTCTTGGTCCGGTAATGTGCGAGAATTGCGTAACGTGATTGAATATGCGGTAAATATGTGTGATGAGGATAATATAATAACTACATTACATTTGCCTAAGTGGTTTAAAATTGATGATGAGCGTCAAAGAATTCCTACTAGTTCGTTAGCGGAAATGGTGCAGGAATTTGAAAGAAGAACAATTAAAAATGCCATACAACATTATGGAGCGAGTGTAGAGGCAAAACAGAAGATTGCGAAAGAATTAGGTATTTCTGTTGCTACTCTCTATAATAAAATTAAAATATTGGAAACACAAAATAGAGAGTAA
- a CDS encoding methyl-accepting chemotaxis protein, with the protein MNSIKTKLIIVVGLLISISLGILWTFNYWNTRQLLIVDTEEYLTLQAGTTGKQVGDFFDSRVAEISLMASSPTLVGGDQQAIISYLKDEEQRNKKYIRFFFTDQLGTVFYTDGTSANIAQRDYFKKVMETGQAFVPDPVISRVDGKPIITVVAPIKKGNKVVGILGGSVSLENAASDVVKVKVGQTGSAFIIKNDGVVIVHPDATKIMKANLQSDQDIDASLKAATEKMIKGESGITHYSDNNIDTYIAYAPISGTNWSIGVHVPVVEVMGKLQAFMLSAGISFVIILLLTIGIVFFFAGYLAKPIQVLSVFVNRIASGDLTGEGLEISAKDEIGSLAKAFELMANNLRNLLRQIGQTAEQLAASSQQLTANSEQSAQASGQVASLIVAVANEAEGQKASTNEVSKVMKNMNGGIQNVVEKTNTVTEATEKTAASSMEGEKVVKDAIYQMQSIEDAVTDSAKVVEILGERSKEIGDIVGTISEIAGQTNLLALNAAIEAARAGEQGRGFAVVADEVRKLAEQSHGAASRIADLISEIQLEIDKAVVAMNKGTKEAQLGTEVINNAEVKFGAISQLVNEVTGQVRDIKVQIEIMAQNSETIVCEVGDVDIASKNMAARTQEISATIEEQSAASEELASSSKSLAMMAEELQEAVHKFKF; encoded by the coding sequence ATGAATTCAATTAAAACAAAGTTAATTATTGTCGTTGGTTTATTAATCTCAATATCGTTAGGTATTTTATGGACTTTTAACTATTGGAATACAAGGCAACTGCTAATCGTAGATACAGAGGAATATCTTACGTTACAAGCTGGAACAACTGGGAAACAAGTAGGAGATTTTTTTGATTCACGTGTTGCGGAAATTAGTTTGATGGCAAGCTCGCCTACTTTAGTAGGGGGAGATCAACAAGCAATTATTAGCTATTTGAAAGATGAAGAACAACGCAATAAAAAATATATTCGATTCTTTTTCACAGATCAATTAGGAACTGTTTTTTATACAGATGGAACAAGTGCAAATATTGCTCAACGTGATTATTTTAAGAAGGTTATGGAAACAGGACAGGCATTTGTGCCCGATCCAGTAATTTCACGTGTAGATGGAAAGCCGATCATTACTGTAGTTGCTCCTATAAAAAAAGGTAATAAAGTAGTGGGAATTTTAGGCGGTTCCGTTTCTTTAGAAAATGCGGCAAGTGACGTCGTAAAAGTCAAAGTAGGGCAAACAGGCAGCGCCTTTATAATAAAAAATGACGGTGTAGTGATTGTTCATCCTGATGCCACCAAAATAATGAAAGCCAATTTACAGTCTGACCAAGACATAGATGCCAGCTTAAAAGCTGCAACAGAAAAAATGATTAAAGGGGAAAGTGGTATTACCCATTACTCCGATAATAACATTGATACCTATATAGCTTATGCTCCCATCAGTGGAACGAATTGGAGTATTGGAGTGCATGTTCCTGTTGTTGAGGTCATGGGAAAACTTCAAGCCTTTATGCTTTCGGCAGGTATTAGTTTTGTTATTATACTCTTATTAACTATTGGGATTGTTTTCTTCTTTGCAGGCTATTTAGCGAAACCCATTCAAGTGCTAAGTGTTTTTGTTAACCGTATTGCTAGCGGCGATCTAACAGGGGAAGGTCTAGAAATTAGCGCAAAAGATGAAATTGGAAGCTTAGCAAAGGCATTTGAATTAATGGCAAATAATCTACGCAATCTATTAAGACAAATTGGGCAAACAGCAGAACAATTAGCTGCATCTTCACAGCAATTGACTGCGAACTCTGAACAGTCGGCCCAGGCTTCCGGTCAAGTTGCATCCTTGATAGTAGCTGTGGCAAATGAGGCGGAAGGGCAAAAGGCTTCTACAAATGAAGTGTCAAAGGTAATGAAAAACATGAATGGTGGAATACAAAATGTAGTTGAAAAAACCAATACTGTGACAGAAGCGACGGAAAAGACGGCTGCTTCTTCTATGGAAGGTGAGAAGGTTGTCAAGGACGCTATTTACCAAATGCAGAGTATTGAAGATGCTGTAACTGATTCTGCCAAAGTAGTAGAAATATTAGGAGAAAGATCAAAGGAAATCGGTGATATTGTTGGAACAATTTCTGAGATAGCAGGGCAAACAAATCTCTTAGCATTAAACGCTGCCATAGAAGCAGCAAGAGCTGGTGAGCAAGGGCGTGGATTTGCAGTAGTAGCTGATGAAGTACGCAAGTTAGCTGAGCAGTCTCACGGTGCTGCTAGTCGAATCGCGGATTTAATTAGTGAAATTCAGTTAGAAATAGATAAAGCAGTAGTAGCGATGAACAAGGGAACGAAAGAAGCCCAATTAGGTACAGAAGTGATCAATAATGCGGAAGTAAAGTTTGGTGCGATTTCTCAGTTAGTTAACGAAGTTACTGGGCAAGTAAGAGATATAAAAGTACAAATCGAAATAATGGCACAAAATAGTGAGACGATTGTTTGTGAAGTAGGTGATGTGGATATTGCCAGTAAAAATATGGCGGCAAGAACGCAAGAAATTTCTGCAACTATTGAAGAACAATCAGCAGCATCAGAAGAACTAGCTTCTTCAAGCAAAAGTTTAGCCATGATGGCCGAGGAGCTGCAAGAAGCAGTACATAAATTTAAGTTTTGA
- a CDS encoding acyclic terpene utilization AtuA family protein: MEKIRIGSGAGYSGDRIEPAVELVEKGNIQYLVFECLAERTIAIAQQAKMKDPNAGYDGLLVERMEAVLAGCKQKGIKIITNMGAANPIAGAKKIKEIAMQLGITGLKIAAVTGDDVVETVRSGDYSILETGENLSTIKDKIVSANAYLGTKPIVEALKNGADIIITGRVADPALFLAPLIYEFNWSDEDWDMMGQGTVIGHLLECAGQITGGYFADPGYKDVQGLARLGFPIAEVQKDGTFIITKVPGSGGKVTLATCKEQLLYEIHNPVAYITPDVVADFTSVQFTQVGEDQVQVKGGKGLSKTDFLKASIGYIDSYMGEGQISYAGPGAVARGKLALKIVEERLKIVGVEYQEVKFDLIGIDSLHGSEISRAEHEPYEVRVRVTGRTQNMKEAIRVGNEVETLYTNGPAGGGGATKSAKQVVAMVSALVPRSLVNYNLYYEVV; this comes from the coding sequence GTGGAAAAAATTCGAATTGGATCCGGTGCTGGATATTCAGGTGACAGGATTGAACCAGCTGTAGAATTAGTAGAAAAGGGAAATATTCAATACTTAGTATTTGAGTGTTTAGCAGAAAGAACAATTGCAATAGCTCAACAAGCCAAAATGAAAGACCCAAATGCGGGATATGATGGGCTTTTGGTAGAGCGTATGGAAGCGGTTTTAGCTGGTTGCAAACAAAAAGGCATTAAAATAATAACGAATATGGGGGCTGCCAATCCCATTGCCGGTGCGAAAAAGATTAAGGAAATTGCAATGCAGTTAGGCATTACAGGGCTAAAGATTGCTGCTGTGACAGGTGACGATGTAGTAGAAACTGTACGATCTGGAGATTACTCAATTTTAGAGACTGGCGAAAATTTATCAACGATAAAAGATAAAATTGTATCTGCTAACGCTTATCTTGGGACTAAACCAATTGTTGAAGCGCTTAAAAATGGTGCGGATATTATTATTACAGGGCGAGTTGCCGACCCAGCTTTATTTTTGGCACCACTAATATATGAGTTTAATTGGTCCGATGAAGATTGGGATATGATGGGGCAAGGTACTGTGATTGGCCATTTATTGGAGTGCGCAGGACAAATAACGGGTGGTTACTTTGCAGATCCAGGTTATAAAGATGTGCAAGGATTAGCACGCTTAGGTTTCCCTATTGCTGAAGTGCAAAAAGATGGTACTTTCATTATTACTAAGGTTCCAGGTTCGGGTGGTAAAGTTACTCTTGCTACTTGTAAAGAACAGTTGTTGTATGAGATACACAATCCTGTAGCTTATATTACTCCTGATGTTGTGGCTGATTTTACTAGTGTTCAATTTACTCAGGTAGGGGAAGATCAGGTACAGGTTAAAGGCGGAAAAGGATTGTCAAAAACAGACTTCCTTAAAGCTTCTATAGGTTATATTGATAGTTATATGGGAGAAGGGCAAATCAGTTATGCTGGTCCTGGAGCAGTAGCTCGCGGGAAATTAGCGCTAAAAATTGTTGAGGAAAGACTTAAGATTGTGGGAGTAGAGTATCAAGAAGTTAAGTTTGACCTTATTGGAATTGACTCTCTTCATGGTTCGGAGATTTCTAGGGCTGAGCATGAGCCCTATGAAGTTCGTGTCAGGGTGACTGGTCGTACGCAAAATATGAAAGAAGCCATTCGTGTCGGCAATGAAGTGGAAACCTTATATACCAATGGCCCAGCAGGAGGCGGCGGTGCCACCAAGTCTGCCAAACAAGTTGTAGCAATGGTGTCTGCGCTTGTGCCTCGTTCATTAGTAAATTACAATCTATATTATGAGGTGGTTTAA